Genomic segment of Polycladomyces abyssicola:
CCATGGACCTGAATCCCTTTGAACACGATATCGTTGGTGATGTCCAATTCCACCGGTCGCGTCGGGAGACCCAACATCGAGATCCGGCCGCCCATGGTCAACATTTTGAGTCCCTGTTGAATGGCGACGGGATGACCCGACATTTCCAATACGACGTCCACTCCTTGATCCCCTGTCAGCGACAACACTTTTTTGACAGGGTCTTCATTTTGTGAATGTACAATGTGGGTCGCTCCCATTTGCACAGCCATATCCAAACGGTATTCGTTCACGTCCAGTGCCAGCACTTTGGCCGCTCCACTCGCCCGGGCCACCGAAACGGCCATCAAACCGATCGGACCGCAACCGATTACCGCCACCGTCTTACCGGCAATCGGCCCAGAAAGCACGGTGTGTACGGCGTTGCCCATCGGCTCCATCAATGTGGCCACTTCAAACGGCAGGCTTTTGCTGTTTTTCCACAAGTTTTTTGCCGGCATCACCACATATTCTGCAAAGCAACCCTGCCGGTCCACACCGATAATCTGTGTGTTTTGGCAGACGTGATATTCACCCCGCCGACACTGCGGACATTCGTAACACACGATATGGGTTTCCGCCGATACGTGATCCCCTACCTGAAAGGAAGTCACCTGATCACCGACGGCCACCACTTCTCCCGAAAACTCGTGACCGAATACATACGGCGGTTTCACTCGGCTTTTGGCCCAATCGTCGTAAACATAGATATGAACATCGGTTCCGCAAAGGCTCGTCGCTTTGACGCGGATCAGTACCTCATCGGGACCGTAATCCGGAATGGGCACCTCCCGCAACTCCGCGCCGAATCCGGCATGATGTTTCACCAAGGCGCGCATTGTTCCGCCCACAATGGACACTCCTTCCCCGTCCTGAAATAACTGTGATATCATGATTTCACAACGATTATACCACCATTACACAAAACTCGGGAAGGGAAAATGTCCATTTAAGGCGGACATTATCCCAACCGA
This window contains:
- the tdh gene encoding L-threonine 3-dehydrogenase encodes the protein MGGTMRALVKHHAGFGAELREVPIPDYGPDEVLIRVKATSLCGTDVHIYVYDDWAKSRVKPPYVFGHEFSGEVVAVGDQVTSFQVGDHVSAETHIVCYECPQCRRGEYHVCQNTQIIGVDRQGCFAEYVVMPAKNLWKNSKSLPFEVATLMEPMGNAVHTVLSGPIAGKTVAVIGCGPIGLMAVSVARASGAAKVLALDVNEYRLDMAVQMGATHIVHSQNEDPVKKVLSLTGDQGVDVVLEMSGHPVAIQQGLKMLTMGGRISMLGLPTRPVELDITNDIVFKGIQVHGITGRKMFETWEQTAGLLESEQVILEPLITHKFPLEEFEQAFELMMSGKSGKVILLP